In a genomic window of Infirmifilum sp. NZ:
- a CDS encoding ATP-binding protein: MIQLFVDREEELRFLEEKYTSPGAQLLVIYGRRRIGKTELLLRSVKGRKHVYYLAERTSIPANIAKLARRMAEYLGRESFARISFADFEELFADFLEWKPRDERVVVIIDEFPYLVELDPGVLSLFQRVWDEYLSRRSDVVLVLCGSSVGMMETEVLSYRSPLYGRRTGQWKVQELGVRHILSFAPGFSPEEAVKVYGAVGGVPAYLKVLDPSVGFMENLERLFFRRGAVLYEEAENLLRQELREPRSYKLILQALAEGRRRVTEISSATGLDKTAVSKYLDTLELLDVVGYETPVLAAPKTRKRLYFIKDNYFNFWFRYVQPNRDLIESDRVEEVLEIVSRDYDNYMGPVFERVARKFIYKASPAFPVAKAGRHWFTTPQGKVVEIDILAHDSAKERFLACEVKWSKLGAKDLRRLAWELEEKVRLLNLNAEVQKCIIARELSKSEAPEGVLVFNLDDIIGSV, from the coding sequence GTGATTCAACTCTTCGTGGATAGGGAGGAGGAGCTGAGGTTCCTGGAGGAGAAGTATACGTCCCCGGGGGCCCAGCTTCTCGTGATCTACGGCAGGAGGCGCATCGGGAAAACAGAGCTCCTGCTGAGGTCCGTTAAGGGGAGGAAGCACGTCTACTACCTCGCAGAGAGAACCTCCATTCCCGCTAACATCGCCAAGCTGGCCAGGCGTATGGCCGAGTACCTTGGCCGAGAGAGCTTCGCCAGGATAAGCTTCGCGGACTTCGAGGAGCTCTTCGCGGACTTCCTCGAGTGGAAGCCTAGGGACGAGAGGGTGGTAGTGATAATTGACGAGTTCCCTTACCTCGTGGAGCTCGACCCCGGAGTCCTTTCGCTCTTTCAGAGGGTGTGGGACGAGTACCTCTCACGGAGATCCGATGTGGTGCTCGTTCTCTGCGGCTCTAGCGTGGGGATGATGGAGACCGAGGTGCTCTCCTATAGGAGCCCCCTTTACGGCAGGAGGACGGGGCAGTGGAAGGTGCAGGAGCTGGGAGTACGGCACATCCTCTCATTCGCGCCTGGCTTCAGCCCGGAGGAAGCGGTGAAAGTCTACGGTGCGGTGGGGGGTGTGCCAGCCTACCTTAAGGTGCTGGATCCCTCCGTGGGGTTCATGGAGAACCTGGAGAGGCTCTTCTTCAGGAGGGGGGCAGTGCTGTACGAAGAGGCTGAGAACCTGCTCAGGCAGGAGCTGCGCGAGCCCAGGAGCTACAAGCTAATACTGCAGGCGCTCGCCGAGGGAAGAAGGAGGGTCACCGAGATCAGCTCCGCCACTGGGCTAGACAAAACCGCTGTGAGCAAGTACCTCGACACGCTGGAGCTCCTTGATGTCGTCGGCTACGAGACCCCCGTCCTCGCGGCCCCCAAGACGAGGAAGAGGCTCTACTTCATCAAGGACAACTACTTCAACTTCTGGTTCCGCTACGTCCAGCCCAACCGGGACCTCATCGAGTCCGACCGCGTCGAGGAGGTTCTGGAGATCGTCTCGAGAGACTACGACAACTACATGGGACCCGTATTCGAGCGCGTGGCGAGGAAGTTCATCTACAAGGCCAGCCCAGCTTTCCCCGTCGCCAAAGCCGGAAGGCACTGGTTCACCACCCCCCAGGGTAAAGTGGTGGAAATAGACATCCTCGCACACGACAGCGCTAAAGAGAGGTTCCTGGCCTGCGAGGTGAAATGGAGCAAACTCGGGGCCAAAGACCTGAGGCGGCTGGCTTGGGAGCTTGAAGAGAAGGTGAGGCTCCTCAATTTGAACGCGGAGGTGCAGAAGTGCATAATCGCGAGAGAACTGAGCAAGAGCGAGGCTCCCGAAGGCGTCCTAGTGTTCAACTTAGATGACATCATCGGGAGCGTTTAA
- a CDS encoding MFS transporter, protein MLERLCNSLRAKLLVYSFTSSLAGNIVSPFLSVFIFELAGKSFLATSIGSQLPAAISALMSLVWARISDSTGKRKAFVVLSTSTGIAASIALSYATSIEQVVAVQSLGAITGSAGGSAFSALLAEKFRDGRGEFLGRYNAAGVLGGFLGSLASGPLYSAIGFRNLLRLNAALNLIPLALILTVPEENSASRPTTRDILRIPRVPRRFWRLYAARLLMTLPGAIGGGVLGIYFLKYLKGSPELWSTVVSLTVLAGLSSIPYGRLADRLSTRQMFTLAGLGWAALYAGYYASTDPLVFAAFFIFPVWPLFWVAYSKALMDISDETERATFYAFEGVLSTVYGSAIGMASGYLADITSPRLLFLVSSVAALSAALSVRYLLPETGQDAPSSSAPFTAQRAPSGAS, encoded by the coding sequence GTGCTTGAAAGGCTATGCAATAGCCTGAGGGCTAAGTTGCTCGTCTACAGCTTCACGTCCAGCCTCGCAGGGAACATAGTCTCCCCCTTCCTCTCGGTGTTCATATTCGAGCTCGCCGGGAAGAGCTTCCTCGCCACGAGCATCGGGAGCCAGCTACCAGCGGCCATCTCAGCCTTGATGTCCCTCGTGTGGGCCAGGATCTCCGACTCCACTGGCAAGAGGAAGGCGTTCGTCGTGCTCTCCACAAGCACAGGCATAGCCGCCAGCATAGCTCTAAGCTACGCCACGAGCATCGAGCAGGTTGTAGCCGTGCAGTCGCTTGGGGCGATCACCGGGAGCGCAGGCGGCTCCGCCTTCTCAGCGCTCCTCGCGGAGAAGTTCCGGGACGGGAGGGGGGAGTTCCTGGGCAGGTACAATGCCGCGGGGGTCCTCGGCGGCTTCCTGGGCAGCCTCGCCTCTGGGCCGCTGTACTCCGCTATAGGCTTCAGGAACCTCCTGAGGCTCAACGCCGCCCTCAACTTGATCCCGCTCGCCCTCATCCTCACCGTGCCGGAGGAGAACAGCGCGTCGAGGCCCACGACCAGGGATATTCTCAGGATCCCCAGGGTGCCGAGGAGGTTCTGGAGGCTATACGCGGCCAGGCTTCTCATGACGCTCCCGGGGGCGATAGGCGGCGGCGTCCTAGGCATATACTTCCTGAAGTACCTGAAGGGCTCGCCCGAGCTGTGGTCCACGGTCGTTTCGCTCACAGTCCTCGCCGGGCTCTCCTCCATACCCTACGGCAGGCTGGCCGACAGGCTATCGACGAGGCAGATGTTCACCCTAGCGGGGCTGGGCTGGGCGGCGCTCTACGCGGGCTACTACGCCTCCACAGACCCCCTGGTCTTCGCGGCGTTCTTCATATTCCCGGTCTGGCCCCTTTTCTGGGTGGCGTACTCCAAGGCCCTCATGGACATCAGCGACGAGACGGAGAGGGCAACGTTCTACGCCTTCGAGGGCGTCCTCTCAACGGTCTACGGCTCAGCGATAGGGATGGCGTCGGGCTACCTAGCGGACATCACGAGCCCCAGGCTACTCTTCCTGGTCTCCAGCGTAGCCGCACTGTCCGCGGCCCTCAGCGTGCGCTACCTGCTCCCCGAAACCGGTCAGGACGCGCCTAGCTCATCTGCCCCCTTCACTGCTCAGAGGGCTCCTAGCGGGGCGTCATGA
- a CDS encoding MDR/zinc-dependent alcohol dehydrogenase-like family protein: MKAARLYGPRDLRVEEVEDPRPPKGWALVKTKAVGICGTDKAFYSGTYPLFKRPLTLGHEVAGVVVEGPEELAGRLVVSEINFPCWDCELCRSGLYTHCPRKKTLGIDFDGGMADYFTAPLTALHDASGLAPEAATLAEPLAAVLNALSQFPPRPGDRVLILGSGNLAYLLAQVLASRGLWDTVVAVREGSPKARHFEALGLEVVTTAELGEYAREGAAGGFDVVFEATGSPDALDLAIEAAKPRGLIHLKSTPGGVFRADLTKAVVKELRIVGTRCGTFHEFRQAIELLRTGRVKPLVTATFSGVDSAPRAMEKSFERDQVKVVVKL, from the coding sequence GTGAAGGCGGCTAGGCTCTACGGGCCGCGCGACCTGAGAGTCGAGGAGGTGGAGGACCCGAGGCCCCCTAAAGGCTGGGCCCTCGTCAAGACGAAAGCCGTGGGCATATGCGGCACCGACAAGGCCTTCTACTCCGGCACATACCCCCTTTTCAAGAGGCCCCTCACGCTCGGGCACGAGGTCGCAGGCGTCGTGGTTGAGGGCCCCGAGGAGCTCGCGGGGAGGCTCGTCGTCAGCGAGATCAACTTCCCATGCTGGGATTGCGAGCTCTGCAGGAGCGGGCTCTACACGCACTGCCCCCGCAAGAAAACACTGGGCATAGACTTCGACGGCGGGATGGCCGACTACTTCACAGCACCTCTCACAGCCCTGCACGACGCGTCAGGCCTAGCCCCAGAGGCCGCCACGCTCGCAGAGCCGCTAGCGGCCGTGCTGAACGCGCTGTCCCAGTTCCCGCCCAGGCCGGGGGACAGGGTGTTGATTCTGGGAAGCGGTAACCTCGCCTACCTGCTCGCCCAGGTGCTGGCCTCGCGCGGGCTCTGGGACACAGTTGTCGCAGTCAGGGAGGGAAGCCCGAAGGCGAGGCACTTCGAGGCGCTGGGGCTCGAGGTGGTCACGACCGCGGAGCTCGGGGAATACGCTAGGGAAGGGGCGGCTGGGGGCTTCGACGTGGTGTTCGAGGCCACTGGGAGCCCCGATGCGCTAGACCTAGCTATCGAGGCCGCTAAGCCGAGAGGGCTGATCCATCTGAAGTCAACCCCCGGAGGCGTGTTCCGAGCCGACCTAACGAAGGCCGTGGTGAAGGAGCTGAGGATCGTCGGCACGAGGTGCGGGACCTTCCACGAGTTCAGGCAGGCGATCGAGCTACTCAGGACGGGCAGGGTGAAGCCCCTAGTGACGGCGACCTTCAGCGGAGTCGACAGCGCCCCTAGGGCCATGGAGAAGTCGTTCGAGCGCGACCAGGTCAAGGTCGTTGTTAAGCTCTAG
- a CDS encoding ABC transporter permease yields MNKVWVIARKEIKENLTSLRYWALVGLVLVLYIVTSYQREFAIRFAGGPAGERFFFGVGNAVAQSLGLMAPILGIALGFGAIAGEREKGTIRMVLARPIFRDTLINGKVLAGVILLAVAVLTSTAIGIPVTAVLQRANLTADDYLRFAMLGVAAFLLALAYYAFALLISVLTNRSGYSLVASVGVWFFFAFILPMIAAFVASAVLGPPPAIPQGANATAIRQNPQFQAYLRQYNQISSTVQLISPNSRYSSLTSAIFQAVRGRQSNPLDVGALFAQHWIDFAVLISLFVIPLVLAYILFTRTHEAK; encoded by the coding sequence CAGGTACTGGGCGCTCGTGGGCCTCGTGCTAGTGCTGTACATCGTCACCTCTTACCAGAGAGAGTTCGCTATCAGGTTCGCCGGGGGCCCCGCTGGAGAGAGGTTCTTCTTCGGCGTGGGGAACGCGGTCGCGCAGAGCCTGGGTTTGATGGCCCCGATACTGGGCATCGCGCTGGGCTTCGGCGCAATAGCGGGTGAGCGTGAAAAGGGCACCATCAGGATGGTGCTTGCGAGGCCTATATTCAGGGACACGCTGATAAACGGTAAGGTGCTCGCGGGGGTCATTCTGCTGGCTGTGGCAGTGCTCACATCCACCGCTATAGGCATCCCCGTCACAGCCGTGCTCCAGAGGGCGAACCTGACGGCCGACGACTACCTCAGGTTCGCGATGCTGGGGGTAGCGGCGTTCCTCCTCGCCCTCGCGTACTACGCTTTCGCGTTGCTGATCTCCGTTCTTACTAACAGGTCAGGCTACTCGCTGGTCGCAAGCGTCGGGGTGTGGTTCTTCTTCGCCTTCATACTCCCCATGATCGCCGCCTTCGTGGCTTCCGCAGTTCTGGGCCCGCCGCCTGCGATTCCTCAAGGCGCTAACGCAACCGCTATCAGGCAGAACCCGCAGTTCCAGGCGTACCTCAGGCAGTACAACCAGATCTCCAGCACTGTTCAGCTTATCTCGCCGAACAGCCGCTACAGCTCGCTCACCAGCGCGATATTCCAGGCCGTGAGGGGGCGGCAGTCCAACCCGCTCGACGTCGGGGCCCTCTTCGCCCAGCACTGGATAGACTTCGCCGTGCTAATCTCGCTCTTCGTAATCCCCCTCGTACTAGCCTACATCCTGTTCACCAGAACACACGAGGCAAAGTAG
- a CDS encoding PIN domain-containing protein, producing MTRVMIDTELWSLAKKKPSAEKFKSRGEFEKFLMMHEKAKHFFREEVPDFKVYMSLHQLAEIYHVLAYRGIRIPPNEALELVHALLEDPNVVKVPTTAEHLREAVEMSTKTGIHLWDFLCFLPVRPFVEKVYSADKHFLTIGKLYGVEVINPIAEWTEG from the coding sequence TTGACTAGGGTCATGATTGACACTGAGCTGTGGAGCCTTGCAAAGAAGAAACCCTCCGCGGAGAAGTTTAAGTCTCGAGGTGAATTCGAGAAGTTTTTAATGATGCATGAAAAAGCTAAACACTTCTTTAGAGAGGAGGTTCCGGATTTCAAAGTATACATGTCCTTGCACCAGTTAGCAGAGATATATCATGTCTTGGCATACCGAGGAATCAGAATACCACCCAACGAGGCTTTAGAGCTCGTCCATGCTCTGCTGGAGGATCCAAATGTTGTGAAAGTCCCAACCACCGCTGAGCATCTCCGTGAAGCTGTCGAGATGAGTACGAAGACTGGAATTCACCTGTGGGATTTTCTGTGTTTCCTACCTGTGAGACCATTTGTGGAGAAGGTTTACTCAGCTGATAAGCACTTTCTCACAATCGGGAAACTCTACGGAGTTGAAGTTATTAATCCTATTGCAGAGTGGACGGAAGGTTGA
- a CDS encoding tryptophanase: MILKSSRGGELYVEDFRVRVFEKLRLLPVRERLKVLRREGWNTFRIPLDDVFLDFLTDSGVSAASTRQLSDLMGIGLEDSYAGNRAFYRLRETMEELFPHKHLILTHQGRAAENIVFKVLTEDGRKPYVLTNVHFTTTRAIVEAVYGGRVLEFPHPEAFNVESEYPFKANMDVASLENAVRELGPERIAAVRMEFCGNLLGGQPFSMDNFEEVREVCDRYGIPLVSDVSMLDWQVALMRLRDPKCGGMHAREVAWRLLEMTDVAYASARKGFYVRGGFITTGNSELYEKMRVWQPVFEGHSTYGGMSLKEVAMLIDGVRMALDDNLPLYEIKQVEYLVRELDRLGVPVVKPPGGLGLHVDARRFLPHVPLTPPSPGSGGYPAGALSAAVYLVSGVRTMERGQVSMDRDPETRQEVPVKLDLVRFGVPRKTYLRGHLEYIVDRVSWLYEHRDVVKGLVWTYEPPVMRFFEGTFTDEEGWSEELARVYERELGDF; encoded by the coding sequence GTGATCCTGAAGTCTAGCAGGGGAGGAGAGCTGTACGTCGAGGACTTCCGGGTGAGGGTTTTCGAGAAGCTCAGGCTCCTGCCGGTGCGCGAGAGGCTCAAGGTGCTGAGGAGAGAGGGATGGAACACCTTCCGCATACCGCTCGACGACGTTTTCCTAGACTTCCTGACAGACAGCGGTGTGAGCGCCGCGAGCACCAGGCAGCTCTCGGACCTGATGGGCATCGGGCTCGAGGACTCTTACGCGGGCAACAGGGCTTTCTACAGGCTCAGGGAGACAATGGAGGAGCTCTTCCCCCACAAGCACCTGATCCTCACCCACCAGGGCCGCGCGGCCGAGAACATAGTCTTCAAGGTCCTGACGGAGGACGGCAGGAAGCCCTACGTGCTGACGAACGTGCACTTCACGACCACCCGCGCGATAGTGGAGGCGGTCTACGGCGGAAGGGTTCTCGAGTTCCCGCACCCGGAGGCCTTCAACGTTGAAAGCGAGTACCCCTTCAAGGCGAACATGGACGTTGCCTCGCTCGAAAACGCGGTACGGGAGCTCGGGCCCGAGAGGATCGCGGCTGTGAGGATGGAGTTCTGCGGCAACCTGCTCGGAGGGCAGCCCTTCTCGATGGATAACTTCGAGGAGGTGCGGGAGGTGTGCGACCGGTACGGCATACCCCTGGTGTCCGACGTGAGCATGCTGGACTGGCAGGTCGCTCTCATGAGGCTCCGTGACCCTAAGTGCGGGGGCATGCACGCGCGCGAGGTCGCCTGGAGGCTTCTGGAGATGACGGACGTGGCCTACGCGAGCGCGAGGAAGGGCTTCTACGTCCGCGGCGGCTTCATCACAACGGGGAACAGCGAGCTCTACGAGAAGATGAGGGTGTGGCAGCCGGTGTTCGAGGGCCACTCTACGTACGGGGGCATGTCGCTGAAGGAGGTGGCGATGCTGATCGACGGCGTCCGCATGGCGCTGGACGACAACCTCCCGCTCTACGAGATCAAGCAGGTCGAGTACCTGGTCAGGGAGCTCGACAGGCTGGGGGTTCCCGTCGTGAAGCCGCCAGGCGGTCTAGGGCTGCACGTCGACGCTAGGCGCTTCCTCCCCCATGTGCCGCTTACCCCGCCGTCCCCGGGCTCCGGCGGCTACCCCGCGGGGGCTCTGTCCGCGGCGGTGTACCTTGTCAGCGGGGTCAGGACGATGGAGAGAGGGCAGGTCTCGATGGACAGGGACCCTGAGACGCGCCAAGAAGTTCCCGTGAAGCTGGACCTCGTCAGGTTCGGGGTACCCAGGAAGACCTACCTGCGGGGCCACCTCGAGTACATCGTGGACAGGGTTTCCTGGCTTTACGAGCACCGCGACGTTGTTAAGGGGCTCGTGTGGACATACGAGCCACCGGTCATGAGGTTCTTCGAGGGGACCTTCACCGACGAGGAGGGGTGGAGCGAGGAGCTGGCCAGAGTCTACGAGAGGGAGCTGGGGGATTTTTAG